The Shewanella zhangzhouensis genome has a window encoding:
- a CDS encoding LysR substrate-binding domain-containing protein — protein sequence MMRWEGICEFVAVAEAQSFTTAAGRLGISTAQVSRQVRELEERLGSKLLYRTTRKVSLTEDGQLFYRHCRQVLDGLDEAERAVSSLKNEPRGLIRMTAPVTYGEQYVMPIVLEYMQQFPQVEVQCELTNQQLDLVQGGFDLAIRLGVLPDSSMMARKLAERVQYLVASPDYIGRHGAPHSLSELGRHQCLLGSLPFWRFQEEGKLRSLKVKGRLSCSSGNTLLAAALAGMGIAQLPGYYVDEAIRDGRLLVLLKPFQEPKEGIWGLYPHNRQLSPKIGHLMNMLADRLPKA from the coding sequence ATCATGCGCTGGGAAGGGATTTGTGAATTTGTGGCCGTGGCCGAGGCGCAAAGCTTTACCACGGCTGCCGGTCGGCTTGGGATCAGTACCGCGCAGGTGAGCCGCCAGGTGCGCGAGCTTGAAGAGCGCCTTGGCAGCAAGCTTTTGTACCGCACTACGCGCAAGGTGTCGCTTACCGAAGACGGGCAACTGTTTTACCGCCACTGCCGCCAGGTGCTCGATGGTCTGGATGAAGCCGAGCGGGCGGTGTCGTCCCTTAAAAATGAGCCGCGCGGGCTTATCCGCATGACGGCGCCTGTGACCTACGGCGAGCAATATGTGATGCCCATAGTACTGGAATACATGCAGCAGTTTCCCCAGGTGGAAGTGCAATGCGAGCTGACCAATCAACAGCTCGATTTGGTGCAGGGTGGCTTTGATTTGGCGATTCGCCTCGGGGTGCTACCGGATTCCTCTATGATGGCGCGAAAGCTGGCCGAGCGGGTGCAGTATCTGGTGGCGTCGCCGGACTATATCGGCCGCCATGGTGCCCCCCATTCGCTGTCGGAGCTCGGTCGTCATCAATGTTTGCTCGGTAGCCTGCCATTCTGGCGTTTTCAGGAAGAGGGCAAGCTTCGCAGCCTGAAGGTGAAAGGGCGCCTCAGTTGCAGCAGCGGCAACACCCTGCTGGCGGCGGCATTGGCGGGCATGGGGATAGCCCAGCTGCCCGGCTATTACGTGGATGAAGCGATTCGTGACGGCCGCTTGCTGGTGCTGCTCAAGCCATTTCAGGAACCCAAAGAGGGAATTTGGGGCTTGTATCCCCATAATCGGCAGTTGTCGCCCAAGATTGGCCATCTGATGAATATGCTGGCCGACAGGTTGCCCAAAGCCTGA